From Pirellulales bacterium, the proteins below share one genomic window:
- a CDS encoding RHS repeat protein — translation MTAFTYDAVGNLKTLTDPNQNVTEWFYDGLDRPIEERNELGASRFYAYDRLGRVTTFTDRLERVTQYQYNPLSQVTSEVWKEVSGTTVRTIGYHYNAAALLETVIDSQGMAYQYVYDGLDRIDYTNMVGGGLPFMTLDAGYDALGNRTSLSAYASFTLDHTNTYE, via the coding sequence GTGACTGCGTTTACTTATGACGCGGTCGGGAATTTGAAAACGCTGACCGATCCCAACCAGAACGTGACCGAGTGGTTTTACGACGGGCTCGACCGGCCGATCGAGGAGCGGAACGAGCTCGGAGCGAGCCGCTTCTACGCCTACGACCGGCTGGGGCGCGTGACGACATTCACCGACCGGCTGGAGCGGGTGACGCAGTACCAGTACAATCCCCTCTCGCAGGTCACGAGCGAGGTCTGGAAGGAGGTCTCGGGCACGACGGTGCGCACGATCGGCTACCATTACAACGCCGCGGCGCTGCTCGAGACGGTCATCGACTCGCAGGGCATGGCCTACCAGTACGTCTACGACGGCCTCGATCGGATCGACTACACGAACATGGTCGGCGGCGGTCTCCCCTTCATGACCCTCGACGCGGGCTACGACGCGCTCGGCAACCGCACCTCGCTGAGCGCTTACGCCAGCTTCACGCTCGACCATACCAACACCTACGAGTAA
- a CDS encoding RHS repeat protein, producing MAQRKRQVHCCANSLGGAQSFIEEWHYEDEFNLVVRHIDRAARHTAYLRDAAGNVREVRQAIGNLDDMHLPAVDDLTTSYTYTSSGAAGLLDTRTDPDGRVTDVDYLGATGLVSAITLGAGSEVAGTRQFFYDAETRVMTHSLDELGRRTDYVYDALDRLTEWWEPDPDPTAHGDADRPVWVYDYCACGRLTSILDPEYTITSYRFHPQRGWLSEAKILGSDLETYRQEFYGYDATGRLTSVTTGLGQETSYLYDDAGRLVKLTLPDPDGAGGAARPAWEYFYDDANLLIAVRDPLARQTDYHYDNLFRLERVELPAVGGVRPEWNYAYWDDGAVYSITDPEGGTTLLIPDEAGRLQRVELDASLSTPNVTLAQYAYDGAGNLRFATDELGRVTERVYDARGRLAELLEPDPDGAGSLPRPVIAFTYDAVGNLKTLTDPNQNTTEWFYDGLDRPIEEVNELGASRFYAYDLLGRVTKFTDRLERVTEYEYNPLSQVTSEIWKNALGATVRTIESTYNAAALLETIYDSGSLSYEFAYDGLDRLSYSSSFGGGLPFTVLENSYDALGQRTELKVYRNFTLDHTNAYEYDALGRMTNLAQTGATVAAKSVGFTYLKDGRLDTLARSNGVTSDFTYNDRGQLTSLVHAGVGAGSISHAYTYQGPRVQTYTNVHGTVTYGYDNLDQLKSANWPGSANDENYSYDEAGNRTLDGASSYTVGVNNRLVSDGVYRYGYDAEGNRTSRYVDADSSGTLNAGDTDVTLYDYDHRNRLAKVTHKPSFGAANDRVISYLYDPFDRRIGRDLDADGNGTIDRRERWVNDGSEAILEFVDPDGTGPAAMALSKRFLNGPAVDQILAQEDLSKSINAADRVLWHLSDSQGTVRDLVDNTGDLVERYRYDAFGELIVITDATGIIVATQPRTNFLYNGMWRDPETGFYATMTRWYDPRTGRWIHEDWIGFRGGDYNLHRYVENSPTNATDPSGLAPWKMPDGDGDYTIPPRNTGGPVDTKPTRPPVQAITNPQYGDYPWFFKPAGKPPAAVEEECGKINPVIIGQRDMGKSQGIGGGQTIKVTDIPDDFLVGSQGAGPCIIMIISVPVRDKPGNRDVIVSHCYAADNPFKSLEAIGGFPVGCHAAVAGGDGSRESNTELLLVLTALQSQGAIIDGYFSGSGLWVDNRGNYHTYESDVKKTK from the coding sequence TTGGCGCAACGCAAGCGGCAGGTTCACTGTTGCGCTAATTCATTGGGGGGCGCGCAGTCCTTTATCGAGGAGTGGCACTACGAGGACGAGTTCAACCTGGTCGTCCGGCACATTGACCGGGCGGCGCGCCACACGGCGTATCTCCGCGATGCCGCCGGCAACGTGCGGGAAGTGCGGCAGGCGATCGGGAATCTCGACGACATGCACCTGCCCGCCGTCGACGACCTGACGACGAGCTACACCTACACCAGCAGCGGCGCCGCCGGCCTGCTCGACACGCGGACCGATCCCGACGGCCGCGTCACCGACGTCGACTACCTGGGCGCGACGGGCTTGGTGAGCGCGATCACCTTGGGGGCGGGGAGCGAGGTGGCCGGCACGCGGCAGTTCTTCTACGACGCAGAGACGCGGGTCATGACGCACAGCCTGGACGAGCTGGGGCGTCGCACCGATTACGTCTACGACGCGCTCGACCGCCTGACCGAGTGGTGGGAGCCCGACCCCGATCCGACGGCGCACGGCGACGCGGACCGCCCGGTGTGGGTCTACGACTACTGCGCCTGCGGCCGCCTCACGTCGATCCTCGATCCGGAATACACGATCACGAGCTACCGCTTCCATCCGCAGCGCGGCTGGCTCAGCGAAGCCAAAATCCTCGGCTCCGACCTCGAGACCTACCGGCAGGAGTTTTATGGCTACGACGCCACGGGCCGACTGACGAGCGTCACCACCGGACTGGGGCAGGAGACGAGCTACCTCTACGACGACGCGGGGCGGCTGGTGAAGTTGACGCTCCCCGATCCGGATGGCGCGGGGGGCGCCGCGCGTCCCGCGTGGGAATATTTTTACGACGACGCGAACCTGCTGATCGCGGTGCGGGACCCGCTTGCGCGGCAGACCGATTACCATTACGACAACCTCTTCCGCCTGGAACGGGTGGAGCTGCCCGCCGTCGGCGGCGTGCGGCCCGAGTGGAACTATGCGTACTGGGATGACGGCGCCGTTTACTCGATCACCGACCCGGAAGGGGGGACGACGCTCCTGATCCCGGACGAGGCGGGGCGGCTGCAACGGGTCGAGCTGGACGCTTCCTTGTCGACGCCCAACGTCACGCTGGCGCAGTACGCCTACGACGGGGCGGGGAACCTGCGTTTCGCGACCGACGAACTGGGGCGCGTGACCGAGCGGGTCTACGACGCGCGGGGCCGGCTCGCGGAGTTGCTTGAGCCCGACCCGGACGGCGCCGGCAGCCTGCCGCGGCCGGTGATTGCGTTTACTTACGACGCGGTCGGCAATTTGAAAACCCTGACCGATCCGAACCAGAACACGACCGAGTGGTTTTACGACGGCCTCGACCGGCCGATCGAGGAGGTGAACGAGCTGGGCGCGAGTCGCTTTTATGCGTACGACCTGCTGGGGCGCGTCACGAAGTTCACCGACCGGCTCGAGCGCGTGACGGAATATGAATACAATCCCCTCTCGCAGGTCACCAGCGAGATCTGGAAAAACGCGCTCGGCGCGACCGTCCGCACGATCGAGTCGACTTACAACGCCGCGGCGCTGTTGGAAACAATCTACGACAGCGGGAGCCTCTCTTACGAGTTCGCCTACGACGGGCTCGACCGGCTGAGCTACAGCAGCTCGTTCGGCGGCGGCTTGCCCTTCACCGTCCTGGAAAATTCTTACGACGCGCTGGGCCAGCGCACCGAACTGAAGGTCTATCGGAACTTCACGCTCGACCACACCAACGCCTACGAATACGACGCGCTCGGCCGGATGACGAACCTCGCGCAGACGGGCGCCACGGTGGCCGCCAAGTCGGTCGGTTTTACTTATCTCAAGGACGGCCGGCTCGACACGCTCGCCCGCTCGAACGGCGTCACGAGCGATTTTACCTACAACGACCGCGGGCAGCTCACCTCGCTCGTCCACGCGGGGGTCGGCGCCGGCTCGATCTCGCACGCCTACACCTACCAGGGACCCCGCGTCCAGACCTACACGAACGTGCATGGCACGGTGACGTACGGTTATGACAATCTCGACCAGTTGAAAAGCGCCAACTGGCCCGGCAGCGCCAACGATGAGAATTACTCGTACGACGAGGCCGGCAACCGCACACTCGACGGCGCGTCATCCTATACCGTCGGCGTGAACAATCGGCTCGTCTCCGACGGAGTCTATCGCTACGGCTACGACGCCGAAGGGAATCGCACGTCGCGCTACGTCGATGCCGATTCGAGCGGCACGCTGAACGCAGGTGACACCGATGTCACCTTGTACGACTACGATCACAGAAACCGGCTGGCCAAGGTCACCCATAAGCCGTCGTTCGGCGCGGCCAACGATCGAGTCATCAGCTATCTCTACGATCCCTTCGATCGCCGCATCGGCCGCGATTTAGACGCCGACGGGAACGGGACCATCGATCGGCGCGAGCGCTGGGTCAACGACGGCAGCGAAGCGATCCTGGAGTTCGTCGATCCCGATGGAACGGGCCCGGCCGCCATGGCGCTCTCCAAGCGCTTCCTCAACGGCCCCGCCGTCGATCAGATCCTCGCGCAAGAGGATTTATCCAAATCGATCAATGCCGCCGACCGCGTCCTCTGGCACCTTTCGGACAGCCAGGGGACCGTGCGCGATCTCGTCGACAATACGGGCGACCTCGTCGAACGCTACAGGTACGACGCCTTCGGCGAGTTGATCGTTATCACGGACGCAACGGGAATCATTGTCGCCACACAGCCCAGAACCAACTTTCTCTACAACGGCATGTGGCGCGACCCGGAGACGGGGTTCTACGCCACGATGACCCGCTGGTACGACCCCAGAACAGGCCGCTGGATCCACGAAGACTGGATCGGCTTCCGCGGCGGAGACTACAATCTACATCGCTACGTTGAAAACAGTCCGACGAATGCCACCGATCCGAGCGGCCTTGCGCCGTGGAAAATGCCAGATGGTGATGGAGACTACACCATTCCCCCTCGCAATACTGGTGGACCGGTAGATACAAAGCCAACACGTCCACCAGTACAAGCGATTACCAATCCTCAATACGGTGATTATCCATGGTTTTTCAAGCCAGCTGGCAAGCCACCAGCAGCCGTTGAAGAGGAGTGCGGAAAGATCAATCCCGTCATCATCGGTCAGCGAGACATGGGTAAATCTCAGGGCATCGGCGGGGGCCAGACAATTAAAGTAACCGATATTCCCGATGATTTTCTGGTTGGTTCTCAGGGGGCAGGGCCGTGTATCATTATGATTATTAGTGTTCCAGTCCGGGATAAACCAGGAAATCGCGACGTAATCGTTTCACATTGCTACGCTGCCGATAATCCTTTTAAGTCGCTGGAAGCGATTGGGGGATTTCCAGTAGGATGTCATGCGGCAGTGGCAGGGGGGGATGGGAGCAGGGAGTCTAACACCGAGTTGCTGCTGGTGCTTACGGCACTTCAGTCGCAGGGAGCGATTATCGATGGATATTTTAGTGGAAGCGGTCTTTGGGTCGATAATCGCGGAAATTACCATACCTACGAGAGCGATGTCAAAAAAACCAAGTAG
- a CDS encoding serine/threonine protein kinase: MSDSDSTTVSRREKSLPAAPAETPAESTSPPSTENGSTPPNISTSGETPFPSQVRFDQPTVISKNPPLAGPANELPLRPSDLGKSLEGMRLDHFELQEFVGGGGMGAVFRALDTRLHRTVAIKILSSEHAADDETVRRFHNEAQSAARLDHENIARAYYVGEDQGLHYIAFEYIQGQNLRDLIERRGQLTLAEIVSFTLQIADALAHASAREVVHRDIKPSNVLITDSGRAKLVDMGLARLHQVSQSQDDLTASGVTLGTFDYISPEQARDPRVADVRSDIYSLGCTLYYMLTGRPPFPEGTVLQKLLQHQGDAPPDPRELNPDVPPELARILARMLAKDPARRYQSPSELVADLLRLANDLDLPTSTTNYVFTPPETARGFQLEQHLPWLVPTILLGVVVAAVYFLPIGTAPPSTTRRAPAIATDSAIDSELAGSLDSSPPDTATGENASAAPVRTPPETATASNDAPPATSADNSTTVTTSESTNLPVDHPVLAEGGTNLPVTDALGPPEISAKATVATPLDGSLSATDLATNSVPTTLPAEVAPVSPSTATSGSTSSGPAVLVVGEESKNGGRRFDTLAAACAAARSGDIVELRYNGRRVEEPIALHNLRLTIRAGEGFQPVVNFAPDELDPLKYPRAMIAVHGRRLALFGIALELDLPRMVPADAWSLIKIEQAELVRLERCSLTIRNAADPESAYHAGVSFLEVGPPALDSIMGSTGETSSTPIGIQLQNCIARGEATFLRADVPPSLDVDWDNGLLATTERFLELGSLPDAPPTGTKVEISLRHLTGVARDGLCLLTATKDSPHALSTTITCTDCILLAAADAVLLDQVGVAPVSVIRNQLVLTGDGNFYEGFGIRRRITGVGPQGAPQQTTEPTWRGFWARVGWKDLPSADRPIHTHQPSDYGVAITPARGGATDGRDAGFDASQLPLLPPAPRSLSTNGPSGEARSGS, from the coding sequence ATGAGCGATTCCGACTCCACCACCGTCTCTCGGCGCGAGAAGTCGCTTCCCGCTGCGCCCGCCGAGACCCCGGCCGAGTCGACCTCGCCGCCGTCGACCGAAAACGGGTCCACGCCGCCGAACATCTCCACGTCGGGCGAGACCCCTTTTCCCTCGCAGGTGCGTTTCGATCAGCCGACGGTGATCTCGAAGAATCCCCCCCTCGCCGGCCCAGCCAACGAACTTCCCCTGCGCCCTTCCGATTTGGGCAAGTCGCTCGAAGGGATGCGGCTTGACCACTTCGAACTCCAGGAGTTTGTCGGCGGCGGGGGCATGGGGGCCGTGTTTCGCGCCCTCGACACGCGGCTCCACCGCACGGTCGCCATCAAGATCCTCTCCTCCGAACATGCGGCCGACGACGAAACGGTCCGCCGTTTCCACAACGAGGCCCAATCGGCCGCCCGGCTCGACCATGAAAATATCGCTCGCGCGTACTACGTGGGCGAGGATCAGGGCCTGCATTACATCGCCTTCGAGTACATCCAGGGGCAGAACCTGCGCGATCTGATCGAGCGGCGGGGGCAGCTCACGCTCGCCGAGATTGTCAGCTTCACGTTGCAGATCGCCGATGCCTTGGCCCACGCCAGTGCCCGCGAGGTAGTCCATCGCGATATCAAGCCTTCGAACGTACTGATCACCGACAGCGGCCGCGCGAAGCTGGTCGACATGGGGCTCGCTCGCCTGCACCAGGTATCGCAATCGCAAGACGATCTCACGGCCAGCGGCGTCACGCTCGGCACGTTCGACTACATCTCGCCCGAGCAGGCGCGCGATCCCCGCGTGGCCGACGTCCGCAGCGACATCTATTCACTCGGCTGCACGCTGTACTACATGCTGACGGGCCGCCCCCCCTTCCCCGAAGGAACCGTGCTGCAGAAGCTCTTGCAGCACCAGGGGGATGCCCCCCCCGATCCGCGCGAGCTGAACCCTGACGTGCCCCCCGAGCTGGCGCGCATTCTCGCGCGTATGCTGGCCAAAGATCCCGCGCGGCGCTATCAATCGCCCAGCGAGCTGGTCGCCGATCTCCTGCGCCTGGCGAACGATCTCGACCTGCCGACCAGCACGACGAATTACGTCTTCACCCCGCCCGAGACTGCGCGCGGATTCCAGCTCGAGCAACATCTTCCGTGGCTGGTACCGACGATTCTGCTCGGCGTGGTGGTCGCGGCGGTCTACTTCTTGCCGATCGGCACGGCGCCCCCTTCCACCACGCGCCGCGCACCGGCCATCGCCACCGACTCGGCCATCGATTCCGAGCTGGCAGGTAGCCTGGACTCTTCGCCGCCGGATACCGCCACTGGTGAAAACGCCTCGGCCGCGCCGGTGCGTACACCGCCCGAGACCGCAACGGCATCGAACGATGCGCCCCCTGCGACATCCGCCGACAACTCGACGACGGTCACCACCAGCGAGTCGACGAATCTGCCCGTCGATCACCCCGTGTTGGCCGAAGGGGGTACCAACCTGCCCGTGACCGATGCACTGGGGCCGCCAGAGATATCGGCCAAAGCGACCGTCGCCACGCCGCTCGATGGTTCGCTGAGTGCTACCGATCTCGCCACGAATAGCGTTCCCACCACCTTGCCGGCCGAAGTGGCCCCCGTTTCGCCCTCGACCGCCACGAGTGGTTCCACTTCGAGTGGGCCGGCGGTGCTCGTCGTCGGCGAAGAGTCGAAAAATGGCGGTCGCCGCTTCGACACGCTGGCTGCGGCCTGTGCCGCCGCACGTAGCGGCGATATCGTCGAGCTGCGCTACAACGGACGTCGCGTCGAAGAACCGATCGCCCTGCACAACCTGCGACTCACGATTCGTGCGGGCGAAGGTTTTCAGCCGGTCGTGAACTTTGCCCCCGATGAGCTCGATCCGCTCAAGTATCCTCGCGCGATGATCGCCGTCCATGGACGCCGGCTCGCGCTCTTCGGCATCGCGCTCGAGCTCGACCTGCCGCGCATGGTTCCGGCCGACGCTTGGAGCTTGATCAAGATCGAGCAAGCCGAGCTCGTCCGCCTCGAGCGCTGCTCGCTCACCATTCGCAACGCGGCCGATCCTGAATCCGCGTATCACGCGGGCGTCTCCTTCCTCGAAGTGGGACCGCCCGCGCTCGACAGCATCATGGGCTCGACGGGCGAAACGTCGTCGACGCCCATCGGTATCCAATTGCAGAACTGTATCGCTCGCGGCGAGGCGACCTTCCTTCGGGCCGACGTGCCGCCGTCACTGGACGTCGATTGGGACAACGGGCTGCTCGCCACGACCGAGCGGTTTCTCGAGCTCGGCAGTCTCCCCGACGCCCCTCCGACGGGCACGAAGGTCGAAATCTCGCTACGGCACCTGACCGGCGTGGCCCGCGACGGTCTCTGTTTGCTCACGGCGACCAAGGACAGCCCTCACGCCTTGTCGACGACCATTACCTGTACCGATTGTATTTTGCTGGCAGCCGCCGATGCCGTGCTGCTCGATCAAGTAGGCGTGGCACCGGTGTCGGTGATTCGCAACCAGCTCGTGCTCACCGGCGACGGCAATTTCTATGAAGGCTTCGGCATCCGCCGCCGCATTACCGGTGTCGGTCCGCAAGGTGCTCCGCAACAGACGACGGAGCCCACCTGGCGCGGCTTCTGGGCCCGCGTCGGCTGGAAGGACTTGCCCAGCGCCGATCGGCCCATCCACACGCACCAGCCTTCCGATTATGGAGTCGCGATCACGCCGGCACGAGGCGGCGCAACCGATGGGCGCGACGCTGGCTTCGACGCGTCGCAATTGCCACTCCTGCCTCCCGCTCCCCGCTCTCTTTCGACCAACGGCCCATCCGGGGAAGCACGTAGCGGTTCGTGA
- a CDS encoding ABC transporter substrate-binding protein: MKVRPSPCWRLQIICLSLALAACCAIAGCARVAQPPDTLVYARGGEADQLDPIHTDIGESVKPIVNVFDTLIEYDEHTTERVPGLATRWETSEDGLRWTFHLREGVRFHDGTPFDADAVVFTFNRLIQDDHPDVHSSMIPYRPDYRDIVAVRAIDPHTVEFELARPSAVFEANLAMFPASIVSPTAVKQYGKRFGTHPIGTGPFRFSRWTRDQELVLEANEDYWGGPPSVQRVVFVPILESAVAARQLERGDVHMVDHLPPADLATMSHVPGVQVEEATGMNVAYLSMQNDKPPLDHPQVRQAIAHAIDKKRLIEVAYAGRATPAVNPVPRDMWAWNDQIHDRPHDVALARQLLAEAQAERGFELPLKLDLFVMGSARPYMQQPLETAVFIKESLREIGIEARIVVNEISQHFQRLSRGEHQLALAGWSSDNADPDNFLYALLDPDNINDSGGNNISRYRNPEVHRLLLAGKQELDRERREALYRQTQELIFADAPLVPLVHTNIAVAERSRVKDYVLHPTGLVRLRHVRLVDEKSAASP; this comes from the coding sequence ATGAAGGTCCGACCATCTCCCTGCTGGCGACTGCAAATCATCTGCCTTTCACTTGCGCTCGCTGCCTGTTGCGCTATCGCGGGTTGTGCGCGCGTGGCGCAGCCCCCCGACACGCTCGTCTACGCCCGCGGCGGCGAGGCCGATCAGCTCGATCCGATTCATACCGATATCGGCGAGAGCGTGAAGCCGATCGTCAACGTCTTTGATACGCTCATCGAGTACGACGAACACACGACCGAGCGTGTGCCCGGTCTGGCCACGCGTTGGGAGACGAGCGAGGATGGGCTGCGCTGGACGTTTCACCTCCGCGAGGGAGTACGTTTTCACGACGGAACTCCATTCGATGCCGACGCGGTCGTCTTCACCTTCAACCGATTGATTCAAGACGATCATCCCGACGTACATTCGTCGATGATTCCCTATCGGCCCGACTACCGCGACATCGTGGCGGTGCGCGCGATCGATCCGCACACGGTCGAGTTCGAGTTGGCGCGTCCCAGCGCCGTCTTCGAGGCGAATCTGGCCATGTTTCCGGCCAGCATTGTCAGCCCCACGGCAGTGAAGCAATACGGCAAGCGCTTTGGCACGCATCCGATCGGGACCGGGCCGTTTCGCTTTAGTCGCTGGACGCGCGATCAAGAGCTCGTGCTCGAGGCAAACGAAGATTACTGGGGTGGCCCGCCCAGCGTGCAGCGCGTCGTCTTCGTCCCGATTCTCGAGAGCGCCGTCGCCGCCCGGCAACTCGAACGAGGGGACGTCCACATGGTCGATCATCTGCCGCCGGCCGATCTTGCCACGATGTCGCACGTGCCAGGCGTACAGGTCGAAGAGGCGACCGGCATGAACGTTGCTTATCTCTCGATGCAGAATGACAAACCCCCGCTCGACCATCCCCAGGTGCGCCAGGCGATCGCGCACGCCATCGACAAAAAGCGGCTGATCGAAGTGGCCTATGCCGGCCGCGCCACGCCGGCCGTGAATCCCGTCCCGCGAGACATGTGGGCCTGGAACGATCAAATTCACGATCGGCCCCACGATGTCGCTCTGGCCCGGCAGTTACTGGCCGAGGCCCAGGCCGAGCGGGGCTTCGAGCTACCCTTGAAGCTCGACCTGTTCGTCATGGGCTCCGCGCGTCCCTACATGCAGCAGCCGCTCGAGACGGCCGTCTTCATCAAGGAATCGCTCCGCGAGATCGGCATCGAGGCACGCATTGTGGTCAACGAGATCAGTCAGCATTTTCAGCGGCTCAGCCGGGGCGAGCATCAATTGGCTCTGGCCGGGTGGAGCTCCGACAATGCCGATCCCGACAACTTCCTCTATGCCCTGCTCGATCCCGACAACATCAACGACTCGGGGGGCAATAACATCAGCCGCTATCGCAATCCCGAGGTGCATCGGCTACTCTTGGCCGGCAAGCAAGAGCTCGACCGCGAACGCCGCGAAGCGCTTTACCGTCAGACGCAGGAATTGATTTTTGCCGACGCGCCGTTGGTCCCCTTGGTCCACACGAACATCGCCGTCGCCGAGCGGTCGCGCGTGAAAGACTACGTGCTCCATCCCACGGGGCTCGTCCGCCTGCGCCACGTGCGTCTCGTAGACGAAAAATCCGCCGCCAGTCCATAA
- a CDS encoding ABC transporter permease has product MPNNPVLARFGQHAVPEQVAEEMARQGWDQPLYVQLGRFLQGLLRGELGDSFFYPESVAEGLRRTFPATVELTLAAIALAVPLGIVAGISAAVWRNRTPDYLCMTVSLLGVSVPVFFLGLCLLYVFPQMPPSWRLPPGTVFDRATEFIAVESLLRGRGDVLGASLAHLCLPALALSTIPMAYIARITRSSMLEILSADFVRTARAKGNPPWRVVLRHAFPNAALPVVNIGGLQFGQLLSGAVLTESVFNWPGLGRYIVQAVQHSDYNAVQGGTLLVATVFVATNLAVDALFAFLDPRVRLGEATHG; this is encoded by the coding sequence GTGCCCAACAATCCCGTGTTGGCACGCTTCGGTCAGCATGCCGTGCCCGAGCAGGTCGCCGAGGAAATGGCCCGGCAAGGTTGGGACCAGCCCCTCTACGTGCAGCTTGGTCGCTTTCTACAAGGACTGTTACGCGGTGAGTTGGGCGATTCCTTCTTCTATCCCGAAAGTGTGGCCGAGGGGCTGCGTCGCACTTTTCCCGCCACGGTCGAGCTGACACTGGCGGCCATTGCCTTGGCCGTTCCGCTTGGCATCGTCGCCGGCATCTCGGCCGCCGTGTGGCGCAATCGCACGCCCGACTATCTCTGCATGACGGTGTCGCTCTTGGGGGTGAGCGTGCCGGTGTTTTTTCTTGGGCTCTGCCTGCTCTATGTCTTTCCGCAGATGCCCCCAAGCTGGCGACTTCCTCCCGGCACCGTCTTCGACCGTGCGACGGAATTCATCGCGGTCGAAAGTCTACTCCGCGGACGTGGGGATGTGCTGGGGGCGTCGCTCGCGCATCTCTGCCTGCCGGCGCTCGCGCTGAGCACGATTCCGATGGCGTACATCGCCCGCATCACACGCAGCAGCATGCTCGAGATCCTCTCGGCCGATTTCGTCCGCACGGCCCGGGCCAAAGGCAATCCACCCTGGCGCGTCGTGCTGCGACATGCCTTTCCGAACGCGGCCCTGCCGGTGGTGAATATCGGCGGCTTGCAGTTCGGGCAGCTCCTTTCCGGCGCGGTGCTGACCGAGAGCGTTTTCAACTGGCCGGGGCTGGGGCGATATATTGTCCAGGCCGTGCAGCACAGCGATTATAACGCCGTGCAGGGGGGCACGCTGCTCGTGGCAACTGTCTTCGTGGCGACGAATCTCGCCGTCGATGCGCTCTTCGCCTTCCTCGATCCACGCGTTCGTTTGGGAGAAGCCACGCATGGATGA
- a CDS encoding ABC transporter permease: MDEPTRHESPWQRAWRRLRRSRSAWVGAALVMLLVVCAVAAPLLAPYNPERLVADQLLSPSWQHPLGTDSVGRDNLSRVIYGARLSFVAGLVSITVAISIGAPLGAIAGYAGGKIDALIMRAVDVILSFPSLLVALLVVVALEPGWIAVMIAVGTINIPVFCRQIRATTLGVREADFVVAARAAGATPGYILVRAIFPSLVNPLVVLATLGLGTAILEVAGLSFLGIAGEISVPEWGNMLTAAKNNLRTSLWPALAPGLAISLSVIGFNLLGDGLRDALDPHLRWD; this comes from the coding sequence ATGGATGAACCTACCAGGCACGAATCTCCCTGGCAGCGCGCCTGGCGTCGCTTGCGCCGCAGCCGATCGGCTTGGGTAGGCGCGGCGCTCGTCATGCTGCTCGTCGTCTGCGCCGTCGCGGCGCCGCTCCTCGCGCCGTACAACCCCGAGCGGCTCGTGGCCGATCAACTGCTCAGTCCCTCCTGGCAGCATCCGCTGGGAACCGATTCCGTGGGGCGAGACAACCTGAGCCGCGTCATCTATGGGGCGAGACTTTCGTTCGTGGCGGGGCTCGTCTCGATCACCGTGGCCATCTCGATCGGAGCGCCCCTCGGCGCGATCGCAGGCTACGCCGGCGGCAAGATCGACGCACTCATCATGCGCGCGGTCGATGTGATTCTGTCGTTTCCCAGTCTGCTGGTGGCGCTGTTGGTGGTGGTGGCGCTCGAGCCGGGCTGGATCGCCGTGATGATCGCTGTCGGCACGATTAACATCCCCGTCTTCTGCCGGCAGATTCGGGCAACAACTCTCGGCGTGCGCGAGGCGGACTTTGTCGTCGCTGCCCGAGCCGCCGGCGCCACGCCAGGCTACATCCTGGTGCGTGCCATCTTTCCGTCCCTCGTCAATCCGCTGGTGGTCCTGGCCACGCTGGGGCTGGGTACGGCGATTCTCGAAGTAGCCGGGCTGTCGTTCCTGGGCATCGCCGGCGAAATCAGCGTGCCCGAGTGGGGCAACATGCTCACCGCTGCCAAGAACAATCTCCGCACCAGTCTGTGGCCGGCCCTGGCCCCGGGGTTGGCCATTTCTCTGTCGGTGATCGGCTTCAACCTGCTGGGGGATGGGCTCCGTGATGCCCTCGACCCTCACCTTCGCTGGGACTAA